A single Anopheles funestus chromosome 2RL, idAnoFuneDA-416_04, whole genome shotgun sequence DNA region contains:
- the LOC125762708 gene encoding uncharacterized protein LOC125762708: MGRLSALFSRKRLTSAKTRLLVDQLKTSCGIFLDPTIRSPNIQETKALKILDQIVTRSHRHIIQYIPDRDAILECSLILVQNYVAHLRLRPSTLKHCQREPFANAKVLFQAAIDLLVPELLDEVIDTILKFLQTENLWHVEFICVEILLFVLECRSPSASLLSKLIDRVERFLQLSDIGQVRHVLSVLQNVIISQRWDLIEYSDLSKLLRFYHTSVMIGTSRNQIYELRRGFEKCLKDLVPLLSVADRYGFFIMMLPLVFDTDMSDEARIEFGSTVEHAASHMTLYDLRNQLLVSEVSSYIVEYLLQCIESEDPTRCILACKVLIKLLDRGQHNPDQFQSPAIFHMDTYYEIVLATEYTSLQQLLMEQRVHLEHALLQAIERHSQRKMNLEVFYQLLCTLLVEAPSGFTASAICCLLLKVQKIFLYPSTGSQLELVDESQHTNRIHATIMAVMTLINWIHRAGSMNAYITRVLHNRFDHAPSLNPPLREQYRQAAHHISWYDSRLFFDTLEIRYSLWKCFRISEEKIPKPARMRSRTYDDPRRRLNDGTLNVFTGM, encoded by the exons ATGGGAAGACTTTCGGCATTGTTTTCCCGGAAAAGGTTAACCTCCGCAAAAACGCGCTTACTCGTGGATCAGCTTAAAACGTCCTGCGGAATATTTTTGGATCCGACCATTCGCTCACCCAACATACAAGAAACGAAAGCACTAAAG ATACTGGACCAAATCGTTACCAGATCCCACCGACACATCATCCAGTACATACCGGACCGCGATGCCATACTCGAATGTTCGCTGATACTGGTGCAGAACTATGTCGCACATTTGCGGCTAAGACCGAGCACGCTGAAACACTGCCAACGGGAACCATTCGCAAACGCCAAGGTGCTCTTTCAGGCCGCCATTGATCTGCTCGTACCGGAACTGCTGGACGAGGTGATCGATACGATCCTGAAGTTCCTGCAGACGGAAAACCTCTGGCATGTGGAGTTTATCTGCGTGGAGATACTGCTGTTTGTGCTCGAGTGTCGTTCACCTTCGGCCTCATTGCTGTCAAAGTTGATCGATCGTGTCGAACGGTTTCTGCAGCTTTCAGACATTGGACAGGTACGGCACGTTCTCTCCGTATTGCAGAACGTGATCATATCGCAGCGTTGGGATTTGATCGAATATTCCGACCTGTCGAAGTTGCTGCGCTTTTATCACACGAGCGTTATGATCGGGACAAGCCGCAATCAAATTTACGAACTTCGTCGAGGGTTTGAGAAATGTCTCAAGGATCTTGTCCCACTCTTGTCCGTAGCCGATCGGTATGGGTTTTTCATCATGATGTTACCGCTCGTGTTCGATACCGACATGTCAGACGAGGCACGGATTGAGTTCGGTTCCACGGTAGAACATGCCGCTTCCCACATGACACTGTACGACCTCCGGAATCAGCTGCTGGTATCCGAGGTGAGCTCGTACATCGTGGAGTATCTGCTGCAGTGCATTGAATCCGAAGACCCTACCAGATGCATTCTTGCCTGCAAGGTACTGATAAAGCTGCTCGACCGTGGCCAACACAACCCGGACCAGTTTCAATCACCTGCCATCTTCCACATGGACACCTACTACGAGATTGTGCTGGCCACTGAGTACACTTCCCTGCAGCAGTTGCTCATGGAACAACGGGTACATCTAGAGCATGCGCTGCTGCAAGCCATAGAGCGTCACAGCCAGCGCAAGATGAACCTGGAAGTGTTCTATCAACTGCTCTGTACGCTGCTCGTGGAAGCTCCGAGTGGCTTTACCGCCTCCGCCATCTGCTGTCTATTGCTCAAGGTGCAAAAGATCTTTCTTTACCCTTCCACCGGTTCTCAGCTAGAGTTGGTGGATGAATCGCAACACACCAATCGAATACATGCCACGATAATGGCAGTGATGACACTGATCAACTGGATCCATCGGGCAGGATCGATGAATGCGTACATTACGCGCGTGCTGCACAATCGGTTCGATCACGCACCAAGCCTTAATCCGCCGCTGCGCGAACAGTACCGACAAGCGGCGCATCACATTTCCTGGTACGATAGTAGGCTTTTCTTCGATACGCTCGAGATACGGTACAGTCTGTGGAAATGTTTCCGCATTTCGGAGGAAAAGATTCCTAAACCTGCACGGATGCGCTCTAGAACATATGATGATCCCCGGCGACGACTCAACGATGGTACGCTGAACGTTTTTACTGGCATGTAG